The sequence below is a genomic window from Shinella zoogloeoides.
TCGGGCATCTCGATGCCCTTGTGGTCAAAAATATCGACCCAGCGCAAATCTTCCAGCTCATGGCTGGCGGTCGCGCCGGCCGGATCGATGTCGGCTTCGTCGGTGAAAAGCGTGAAGAAGCGCGTATCGAACCGCCGCACCATGCCGGCGGGTGTGATGGCGCGTGCAAGGAAGCGGAGGTGGGAGAGATCGGGCTGGAAGGGAAGCGCGCCCGCGGCGGGTTCGGCCAGCGGCGTGCCGACCGTGATGCCGGCTTCCTCGTAGAGTTCGCGGATCGCCGCAACGCCGAGCGCGCGCAGGCGCGAATCGGAACAGCGCGTCCCTGTCTTCAGGGCCAGCCTCTCGCAGGCGAGCGCGTTCAGCGGCTGGGCGACGGGAACGAGGCGGTCGGTAGCGTCGCGCCGGCCGCCGGGAAAGACATAGACGTCGGGCATGAAGACATGCTTGCTGCTGCGCCGACCGACGAGCACCCGCACGCTTGCGCCCGACCGGTCGAGAAGCAGGATGGAGGCCGCATCGACGGGCCGGACCGTTGTCATGCCGTCCGGTCGCCGTAGGTGGTTGCCGCGTCCGTGTCCGGCTCCCCCGGCTTGTCGCCGAAGCCGTGCATCTTCAGCGCCCATTGCAGGCCTATGGCGCCGCCCTTGATGGGCTGCAGGAGCAGGAGTGACAGGACGATGGTGATCGGCGCCCAGATCGCCAGATGCTGCCAGGTAGTGAGCGGCCAGATGAGGTCCGTCGCCATGTAGCCGCCGAGGACGATGTGTCCGACGATGGTGATGACGAGATAGGGCGGCAGGTCGTCGGCGCGCTGGGGCGTATAGTCCTCGCCGCAGGCCGCGCAATGATCGACGGGCTTCACGAAGGAGCGGAAGAGGCGGCCGGTGCCGCAGGCCGGGCAGCGGTTCAGCATGCCGCGCTTGATGGCGCGGCCGAGCGGGCGTTCGGCCGGCGCGGGGGCGTTGGTGTCGCCGAAATGCACCGGGCTGCCGGTGGTCTCGTTCGCCTGCATTGTCGTTCCTTCCTGCCGGCGCATCTGCACCGGCCTAGCGTCTTCCCCTGGGCGGGCGCGTGCCCGGCTGGCGATGCGCCACGCTGCCCTTGCGTCGGCCTGACTTGTGGAAGGAGCGCACCGCCGTCGGCATCTTGCGCCCCTCGCTGATCATGTCGAACCGGAGCGCGCCGGCAAGCGGCACCGCTTCTGCGAGCTTCACGCGCACCTCATCGCCAAGACGGTAACCGAGCCCGGTCTTTTCGCCGGACAGCGCCTGATGGGCCTCGTCATAGATGTAGTAGTCGCGTCCGAGCATGGATATAGGCACGAAACCGTCGGCACCATAGGCGGGCAGGGTGACAAAAAGTCCCGCCTTGGTGACGCCGGAGACGCGTCCGTCGAACTCCTCGCCGATGCGCCCGGCAAGATGGTGCGCGATGAGGCGGTCCACCGTGTCGCGCTCGGCCGCCATGGCGCGGCGCTCGAAGGTCGAGATTTCCGCCGCGATATCGTCCAGCACGGCCTCTTCGTCCGGCGTGATGCCGCCTTCGCCGAAGCCGAGCGAGCCCACCAGCGCCCGGTGTACGATCAGGTCCGCATAGCGGCGGATCGGCGAAGTGAAGTGGGCGTATTTCATGAGGTTGAGGCCGAAATGGCCGATGTTCTCCGGGTTGTAGATCGCCTGGCTCTGCGAGCGCAGCACCATCTCGCTCACCATCTGCTCGAAGGGCTTGTCCTTCGCCTGCGAGAGGATGCCGTTGAAATGGTTGGCGCGCATGTTGCCGCCCTTCACCAGCGAGATGTCGAGCGTCTGCAGGAACTCGCGCAGCGTCTCCTGCTTGGCGAGCGAGGGCGCGTCGTGCACGCGGTAGACCAGGGCCTGCTTCTTCTTCTCCAGCGTCTCGGCGGCCGCGACGTTCGCCTGGATCATCATCTCTTCGATGAGCTTGTGCGCATCGAGCCGCGGCGGCACGACGACCCGGTCGACGGTGCCGTCCTCCTTGAGGAGGATCTTGCGCTCGGGCATGTCGAGCTCGAGCGGCTGGCGACGGTTCCGGCCGACCGTCATGATGCGGTAGGCTTCCCACAGCGGCTTCAGGATCGTCTCGAGGATGGGGCCGGTCTTGTCGTCAGGCGCGCCGTCGATGGCGGCCTGCGCCTGTTGGTAGGAGAGTTTCGCCGCGCTCTTCATCATGATGCGGTGGAAGGTGTGGCTCGCCTTGCGGCCTTCCTTCGAGAAGACCATGCGCACGGCGAGCGCCGGACGATCCACGCCCTCCTTGAGGGAGCAGAGGTCGTTCGAGATGCGCTCCGGCAGCATCGGCACGACGCGGTCCGGGAAATAGACCGAGTTGCCGCGCTTCAGCGCCTCGCGGTCGAGCGCCGATTTCGGCCGTACATAGTAGCTGACATCGGCGATGGCGACGGTGACGATGACGCCACCGGGATTGTCGGGCGACGTGTCCGGCTCGGCGAAGACGGCGTCGTCATGGTCCTTGGCGTCGGCCGGGTCGATGGTGATGAGGGGGAGGCTCCGCCAGTCCTCGCGGTGCGACATGGTCGCGGCGCCGGCGGCCTCCGCCTCGCGGATCACCGCATCGGGGAAGATGTAGGGAATGCCGTGGGCGTGGATGGCGATCATCGAGATCGCCTTTTCCGAAGCGACCGAGCCGATCACGCCCTTGATCTGCGCGCGCGGCAGGCCGAAGCGGCCCATGCGCACGACGTCGATCTCCACCAGGTCGCCGTCCTTGGCGCCCGCCGTGAACTCGGCATCGACCTCCATCTCCTCGCCGCGCCGGTCGATCGGCATGATGCGCCCGCCGCCGCCCGGCTGAGCGCGGAAGACGCCCATGCCGGAATTCTTCTTCTTGTCGAGAACCTTGATGATCCGCGCCGTATAGGCCGGCCCGCCACGCTCCTTCGCCGGGAAAATCTTTGCGAGCACCCGGTCGCCGAGCCCGCCGACGGGCGCCTTGTCCTTGCGCGCGCCGCCCGACTGGCGGATCAGCACGGCGGGCGCGACGCCGGCATCGT
It includes:
- a CDS encoding NUDIX hydrolase; translated protein: MTTVRPVDAASILLLDRSGASVRVLVGRRSSKHVFMPDVYVFPGGRRDATDRLVPVAQPLNALACERLALKTGTRCSDSRLRALGVAAIRELYEEAGITVGTPLAEPAAGALPFQPDLSHLRFLARAITPAGMVRRFDTRFFTLFTDEADIDPAGATASHELEDLRWVDIFDHKGIEMPDITVLILEELQKSIQEDRTLPFGRAVPLYYTQRGRFLRDLL
- a CDS encoding DUF983 domain-containing protein, with amino-acid sequence MQANETTGSPVHFGDTNAPAPAERPLGRAIKRGMLNRCPACGTGRLFRSFVKPVDHCAACGEDYTPQRADDLPPYLVITIVGHIVLGGYMATDLIWPLTTWQHLAIWAPITIVLSLLLLQPIKGGAIGLQWALKMHGFGDKPGEPDTDAATTYGDRTA
- the rnr gene encoding ribonuclease R, translating into MTREPRGRAGHSKRPGRADRDLPPADNSPIIHGVVPPRDVLLRFIADHPEQASKREISKAFGLKGEARVELKALLKSFEEDGLLEKRRKSLVRPGALPPVAVLDITTRDVDGELIGRPAEWLDDAGVAPAVLIRQSGGARKDKAPVGGLGDRVLAKIFPAKERGGPAYTARIIKVLDKKKNSGMGVFRAQPGGGGRIMPIDRRGEEMEVDAEFTAGAKDGDLVEIDVVRMGRFGLPRAQIKGVIGSVASEKAISMIAIHAHGIPYIFPDAVIREAEAAGAATMSHREDWRSLPLITIDPADAKDHDDAVFAEPDTSPDNPGGVIVTVAIADVSYYVRPKSALDREALKRGNSVYFPDRVVPMLPERISNDLCSLKEGVDRPALAVRMVFSKEGRKASHTFHRIMMKSAAKLSYQQAQAAIDGAPDDKTGPILETILKPLWEAYRIMTVGRNRRQPLELDMPERKILLKEDGTVDRVVVPPRLDAHKLIEEMMIQANVAAAETLEKKKQALVYRVHDAPSLAKQETLREFLQTLDISLVKGGNMRANHFNGILSQAKDKPFEQMVSEMVLRSQSQAIYNPENIGHFGLNLMKYAHFTSPIRRYADLIVHRALVGSLGFGEGGITPDEEAVLDDIAAEISTFERRAMAAERDTVDRLIAHHLAGRIGEEFDGRVSGVTKAGLFVTLPAYGADGFVPISMLGRDYYIYDEAHQALSGEKTGLGYRLGDEVRVKLAEAVPLAGALRFDMISEGRKMPTAVRSFHKSGRRKGSVAHRQPGTRPPRGRR